Proteins co-encoded in one Terriglobales bacterium genomic window:
- the ftsY gene encoding signal recognition particle-docking protein FtsY has protein sequence MIQTLFGSLDEEKNKKPGFLDRMKEAVSRTRENLSERIEEIVAFNKEIDARTLDDLEATLIAADLGTATTSEILDGLRERATHKEIGNVEELKRLLKEQIAAILNHSSNVPARQVDGPEVLLIVGVNGTGKTTTIGKLASLFRTQGKTVLMCAADTFRAAAIEQLEVWGTRTGTEVIKTKPGGDPSAVLFDGLSAAKARGTDYVIIDTAGRLHTKQNLMAELEKMRRTAKKVIPEAPHETLLVMDATTGQNGLQQARQFTQSAGVTGIVLTKLDGTAKGGVVVAISRELGLPVRYVGVGEKAGDLLPFDSQSFVDSLFA, from the coding sequence ATGATTCAGACTCTTTTCGGCAGCCTCGACGAGGAAAAAAACAAAAAGCCAGGCTTTCTCGATCGCATGAAAGAGGCGGTCTCGCGCACCCGCGAGAACCTCAGCGAGCGCATCGAGGAGATCGTTGCATTTAATAAAGAGATCGACGCCAGAACGCTGGACGATCTCGAAGCTACGCTCATCGCCGCCGACCTGGGCACGGCGACAACCAGTGAAATCCTCGACGGCCTGCGCGAGCGGGCCACGCACAAAGAGATCGGCAACGTAGAAGAGTTAAAGCGTTTATTGAAGGAGCAGATCGCAGCAATCCTCAACCATTCCTCGAATGTTCCGGCGCGACAGGTTGATGGTCCGGAGGTTTTGCTCATCGTAGGTGTCAATGGAACGGGCAAAACCACGACTATCGGAAAGCTCGCGAGCTTGTTCCGCACGCAGGGCAAGACCGTTTTGATGTGCGCAGCGGACACCTTCCGAGCCGCAGCCATTGAGCAGCTCGAAGTCTGGGGTACTCGCACTGGAACTGAGGTCATCAAGACCAAACCTGGTGGTGATCCTTCTGCCGTCTTGTTCGATGGACTGAGCGCGGCAAAAGCGCGCGGCACGGATTATGTGATCATCGATACCGCCGGACGTCTGCACACTAAGCAGAACCTGATGGCTGAACTGGAGAAAATGCGGCGGACAGCGAAGAAGGTGATTCCCGAGGCTCCTCACGAAACTCTTCTCGTGATGGACGCAACGACAGGACAGAACGGCCTGCAGCAGGCGCGGCAATTCACACAATCGGCCGGCGTGACTGGAATTGTGCTCACCAAGCTCGATGGCACAGCGAAGGGCGGAGTGGTGGTAGCGATATCCCGTGAGCTCGGATTGCCCGTGCGTTATGTCGGTGTGGGCGAGAAAGCCGGCGATTTGCTCCCTTTCGATTCTCAATCATTCGTCGATTCCCTTTTTGCATAA